The genome window TTTTGGCTAAACGTTTAGCAGCTTCTCTGACTTCAGATTCGGAATTTGTTAAGCCAAAACTTATTCGAAAACTTGAAAGGGCATTTTCTAAGGGAACACCCATAGCAAGTAATACGTGGCTAGAGGTTGCTTGCAAAGTCTTGCAAGCACTTCCAACGCTAGCACAAACAGATCTTGTTTCTTCTAGAAGCTTCATAGCATTTACCCCAGAAATACATAAAGTCAAAATTCCTTTTACTTTATTACTGTCTTGTCCATAAAAAATAGGCTGAAGATATTTTGAGATTTCATTTTTAAAGGCATTTTCTAACTTTTCATAATATGTAAATCTTTCAGAAGCTTCAATTTTTTGTAATTCACAAGCTTTTGCAAAACCAATGATAGCCGCTGTATTTGGAGTACTTGAGCGGAGAAGAAATTCGTGGCCGCCGCCAGTAAGTTGTGGTTCCAATTTTATTTTAGGTTTTCTTTTTTTTATTATAAGGGCGGCAGCCCCTTTTGGACCATAAATTTTAGAAGATGAAATTGTCGCAGTATCAAAATTTAAAAATAGATCTTCTGTTTTACAACGCGCAAAACCTTGAGCCATATCTATATGTAGAATAGTGTTTACTTTGTCACATAAATTTTTTAAATGGGAAATATTTTTTTGCAGAATACCTGTTTCGTTATTTACATCCATCACACAAACACATAGTGTACTGCTATCAATTAATTTTTCAGCTTCAGCTAAAACAATTTGACCTTCATTGTCTATTGGGAGTTCCTTTAGAATTATTTTATCGTCAAATTTTTCGCTCAAATCTTTTATTGTTGCAATTATACTTGAGTGTTCTGTGGGACTATATAATATTTTATTTTTTTTTCGGAATGGGCTAGAAATAAGACCGCGAAGAAATAAATTGTTACTTTCTGTTGCACTTGAAGTAAATATGACATCATCATAATCAACTTTAAAAATAGAAGAAATTTTAATTCTAGCTTCTGCGATTGCGTGATCAGTAATTTCACCCATTGGATGGGTTCTATTGGCAGCATTTGCAAAATATCCAAGCATCCAGGGTGTCATTTCATTTAAGACACGTCTATCTAATGGAGTGCTTGCTGCAAAGTCTAAATAAATAGTTTTTTTCGGAAGTTCAATACCACCAAATTTTATATTTGGGACATTTTTTTTTGAAGTATTGTATAATTGAGAGGGCAGAATAAAGTTTTTTATAAATTTATTTTTAAGCATAGATAAAGTCCAAGTTTGATGTAACCAAGATCAATAACTTAGACTGTTCTCTTAAAACTTGCAAATGTTCTTATTTGAAATAAAAATTCAAAGCTTTATTTCCGATATATTTGATTGATTATCCAATCACAATATTTTAATTTGGCAAGAAAAATTAAGAAATTCTTTTATAGATTGAAAAAATAATATATTGTTACTTTAATGAGGTGCTGTGAGTACGGACTCAGCTAACACTTTCTGAAAATAACTCAATATCTTAATTTTGAGTTTTTCTAAATAAGAACGGAACTTATATGCCAAATTCATTGTACTTGAAATTAATTTTCCAAATTCTTTACTTCTCTATCAACATTCTTTACTTAAATATAGTTTGGGAAAATAGAAAACTATTACCAACAGAAGAAATATTCTCTAGAATAAAATGAGAATAATTCTAAAAATAAATTATAAGGTAGTTTTATAAGGTTCTAATATGGTTTTTAATGTCATTGACTACTCAGGTTCATTTGCTTTCTGTATTAGTGGCGCTTCGATAGCTGTCGCTAAGAAAATGGATATTTTTGGCATTTTTGTTATGGCAGTCATAGCTGGCTTTGGTGGTGGATGCCTTAGAGATATTATATTAGGGAATACCCCTCCAACAGTTTTCAATACCCCTATCTATTGGATTATTGCCTTGCTAGCAACTGTAGTTGTATTAGCTTTTAAAAGACAACACCGTTATTTCGATAAAATGATATTGTTATTTGATGCACTGGGATTAGCATTTTTTACTGTAGCTGGTGTTAAAGTAGCCCTTAAATCTGGTCTTTTAAATTATCAATGTATTTTAATGGGTGTTATTACTGCCTGTTTTGGTGGTGTTCTTCGTGATGTTATTGTAAATCGTGTTCCTTACCTATTTCAAAAAGAAATATATGGAGCTTTTGCGGTCATGGGAGGAATTATTTATTTTGTCTTAGATGACTACTTACCCCCATTAATGCTTGATATTATTGTTATTTTATTTATTTTTGTCTCACGTATGATCTCTATATGGAAAAATTGGAATTTGCCAAAAGCAAGAAAAGAAACATTACAAAACCGTAGATTAAAGTTTTTACGGAGAAAGAAAAGAACCTCTAATCTTGAATAACTATTTAATTTCAATAGGTTATATAATTACCTAATTGATCTGATAATTCAAAACTTAGAACAAGTCTAATATTTTCTTGCTATTTTCTTTCTATACTTATAACATCTCTTGATGAGGGTACTTTTATGATTCAAACGCCAATACATGAAAAAAATCAATGCTTAAGTGTTGCAGAAATAGAAGAAAAATTAAAAAAATCGGGAGTTGCAGCAACAGCTCAAAGAATCGCTATTTGTAAATACGTTCTGTGTGAAGCAGATCATCCGACTGCGGAAGATATTAAAAATTGGACCGATGCTAATTTTCCAAAATTAAGTAGAGCAACTGTCTACAATACCCTAGATGTTCTTGTGCAAGCAGGGATGTTAAAGGAATTAAAGTTACCTCACACTGGAAAAGTTGTTTACGATACTAACGTAAATGAACATTTTCACTTTTTTGATAACAATACTGGAAAGCTATTTGATATTTCGCAAGAGCAATGTAAACTTATACTAAACCTACCTAAAAATATTAATGTCGTGGAGGTAGACGTATTTTTGCGGGGAACAATGACTTAAATTCAAAACCTAATTCATTTATCATTGATTCTCATTTTCATTTAAATTACTTACCTAATTTAAAGCAAACTATACTAAATTCAATCCATTCAAGTGTTAAAGTGGGTATTGCAGCGGGTGTATGGAACGAAGATACACTTGAAAATATTGCCATCCTAACCAATTCTGATTTTAATGATATTCTTGAGTTTTTAAACCGAGAAAATTTTCTAAATTCAAATTTTCATATAAACAATAATAAATTTTCTTGCTTTTTAACTCATGGATTGCATCCAATGTATATTCATACAAAATGGTTAAATGCAGATGGCAGTGAAAATTTAAAGCAAATTACTAAAGACTTTGAGTTATTTAGTAGTATTTTAAAAAATCATTTATCAAGTATTTGGGCCATTGGTGAAGCTGGATTTGATCTTTCAAAAGAGGTTATGCAGGATATTAAATGCAAAGGATTAGCAAAGAAACAAATACTTGAATTGCAAAATATTGCATTTGAATATTTAGTGGAATGTGCGGTGAAATATAATTTACCCCTCATTTTGCACTTACGGGCTCCTTGGCAATATTGCTATGAACGTATTCAATGGGCTTTAGGAAAAGGAGTGCAAAAAATTATGATCCATTGCTATAGTGGATCGGTCGAAGAACTAAAAAAACTTTCGAAGCATTCCATTTTCTTTTCTTTTGGAGGAGTTCCTACTTGGAAACATGCCTTAAAAAATAGAGAAGCCTTTATTCAATGCCCTGCGCATTTAAGATTACTTGAAACGGATTCTCCCGATCTTCCCCCAGAAATACCTGAAATAGGAAAATTA of Pigmentibacter sp. JX0631 contains these proteins:
- a CDS encoding Fur family transcriptional regulator, which translates into the protein MIQTPIHEKNQCLSVAEIEEKLKKSGVAATAQRIAICKYVLCEADHPTAEDIKNWTDANFPKLSRATVYNTLDVLVQAGMLKELKLPHTGKVVYDTNVNEHFHFFDNNTGKLFDISQEQCKLILNLPKNINVVEVDVFLRGTMT
- a CDS encoding TatD family hydrolase, encoding MDSHFHLNYLPNLKQTILNSIHSSVKVGIAAGVWNEDTLENIAILTNSDFNDILEFLNRENFLNSNFHINNNKFSCFLTHGLHPMYIHTKWLNADGSENLKQITKDFELFSSILKNHLSSIWAIGEAGFDLSKEVMQDIKCKGLAKKQILELQNIAFEYLVECAVKYNLPLILHLRAPWQYCYERIQWALGKGVQKIMIHCYSGSVEELKKLSKHSIFFSFGGVPTWKHALKNREAFIQCPAHLRLLETDSPDLPPEIPEIGKLPYNEPAMLSNIANILAKYVDLSPNELIDQTNKNILKFLGII
- a CDS encoding aminotransferase class V-fold PLP-dependent enzyme: MLKNKFIKNFILPSQLYNTSKKNVPNIKFGGIELPKKTIYLDFAASTPLDRRVLNEMTPWMLGYFANAANRTHPMGEITDHAIAEARIKISSIFKVDYDDVIFTSSATESNNLFLRGLISSPFRKKNKILYSPTEHSSIIATIKDLSEKFDDKIILKELPIDNEGQIVLAEAEKLIDSSTLCVCVMDVNNETGILQKNISHLKNLCDKVNTILHIDMAQGFARCKTEDLFLNFDTATISSSKIYGPKGAAALIIKKRKPKIKLEPQLTGGGHEFLLRSSTPNTAAIIGFAKACELQKIEASERFTYYEKLENAFKNEISKYLQPIFYGQDSNKVKGILTLCISGVNAMKLLEETRSVCASVGSACKTLQATSSHVLLAMGVPLENALSSFRISFGLTNSESEVREAAKRLAKTAIKLKKESATLKQ
- a CDS encoding trimeric intracellular cation channel family protein; translated protein: MVFNVIDYSGSFAFCISGASIAVAKKMDIFGIFVMAVIAGFGGGCLRDIILGNTPPTVFNTPIYWIIALLATVVVLAFKRQHRYFDKMILLFDALGLAFFTVAGVKVALKSGLLNYQCILMGVITACFGGVLRDVIVNRVPYLFQKEIYGAFAVMGGIIYFVLDDYLPPLMLDIIVILFIFVSRMISIWKNWNLPKARKETLQNRRLKFLRRKKRTSNLE